A DNA window from Acetobacter aceti NBRC 14818 contains the following coding sequences:
- a CDS encoding shikimate dehydrogenase family protein, with protein sequence MSDQNFRSILTGSFSTPCADNPTVAMIEAAYHHAGIDARYINCDVQASNLADAVKGAVAMEWVGFNCSLPHKVAVIEHLDALTDAARIIGAVNCVTIRDGRTIGNNTDGKGFLASLKDVVDPAGKKIFLLGAGGAARAIAVELGLAGAAHITVVNRDAAKAETIAALVRDNTDSETTATPWEGKVQIPVGTDVVINATSVGLGDANALPEIDLSTLKKGQIVADVIPNPPMTRLLREAREKGCTPLDGLGMLVNQGVIGVELWLGKTLDADVMKKTLRDIFGVSGAS encoded by the coding sequence ATGAGCGACCAGAATTTTCGCAGCATCCTTACCGGATCCTTCTCCACGCCCTGCGCCGACAACCCGACAGTCGCCATGATCGAGGCAGCCTATCATCACGCCGGGATTGATGCGCGCTACATCAACTGCGACGTGCAGGCCAGCAATCTGGCAGACGCAGTGAAGGGGGCAGTCGCCATGGAGTGGGTCGGTTTCAACTGCTCGCTTCCCCACAAGGTGGCGGTTATCGAACATCTCGACGCACTGACCGATGCAGCCAGAATCATTGGCGCCGTGAACTGCGTCACCATTCGTGACGGCAGGACGATCGGCAACAATACGGACGGCAAAGGCTTTCTGGCCTCTCTCAAGGATGTGGTTGATCCAGCGGGCAAGAAGATTTTCCTGCTTGGTGCTGGTGGAGCCGCACGCGCCATTGCCGTGGAACTGGGGCTGGCTGGTGCAGCCCACATAACCGTGGTCAACCGTGACGCCGCCAAGGCTGAAACCATTGCGGCTCTGGTGCGGGACAACACTGACAGTGAGACAACAGCCACCCCATGGGAAGGAAAGGTCCAGATTCCTGTCGGCACGGATGTTGTCATCAACGCAACCTCGGTAGGGCTTGGCGATGCGAATGCGCTTCCTGAAATCGACCTCAGCACTCTGAAAAAAGGCCAGATTGTTGCAGACGTTATTCCAAACCCGCCGATGACGCGCCTTCTGCGTGAGGCACGCGAAAAAGGCTGCACACCACTTGATGGTCTGGGCATGCTGGTCAATCAGGGCGTGATCGGCGTGGAATTGTGGCTTGGCAAAACCCTTGACGCAGACGTCATGAAAAAGACCCTGCGTGATATTTTCGGTGTGTCCGGCGCAAGCTGA
- a CDS encoding LacI family DNA-binding transcriptional regulator translates to MVTQEQAVIRAVTSIDVARLAGVSQSAVSRAFSPGSSISDQTKQKVLAAAESLGYRPNRIPAIMLSGRSCMVGVVIGGLENPFYATALERLATALRENGLQVLLMHVDDALTLDNALDQLVSYRIDAIVTSLAIGSKTVAQALSRLRIPVVCFNSSLVGPWISTINSDNHGAGFAAAHLIMEKGRVRPVWLAGPERNAASLARGEGFLQGLQQTGASHIELTRLQGDDTYDSGYEAMLSLKRQGIRPDSLFASNDMMACGAMDALREEMDLRCPDDVIMLGYDNIPQAAWRSYDLTSFDQCTGKMVARALELLEKAFQAKDSSHSHTHIIDAKLIERGSTRLPL, encoded by the coding sequence ATGGTTACGCAGGAGCAGGCCGTCATTCGCGCTGTCACATCCATTGATGTCGCCCGGTTGGCCGGTGTCTCCCAGTCAGCAGTCTCACGGGCGTTCTCTCCCGGGTCCAGCATTTCGGACCAGACGAAACAGAAGGTTCTGGCCGCTGCGGAGAGCCTCGGATACCGACCAAACCGCATCCCGGCCATCATGCTGTCGGGCCGATCCTGCATGGTGGGCGTGGTCATCGGTGGTCTGGAAAATCCGTTTTATGCTACGGCTCTGGAGCGTCTGGCGACCGCATTGCGGGAAAACGGCCTTCAGGTGCTTCTCATGCATGTCGATGACGCCCTGACCCTTGATAATGCGCTCGACCAGTTGGTGAGCTACCGGATCGACGCCATTGTCACGTCACTGGCAATCGGCTCGAAGACGGTGGCGCAAGCCTTGTCCAGACTCCGGATTCCGGTTGTCTGCTTCAACTCGTCTCTGGTCGGGCCATGGATTTCGACCATCAACTCCGACAATCACGGAGCGGGTTTCGCCGCTGCACACCTCATCATGGAAAAAGGCCGCGTGCGTCCGGTGTGGCTGGCTGGACCCGAGCGAAATGCAGCTTCCCTTGCGCGTGGCGAAGGGTTTTTGCAGGGCCTGCAGCAAACAGGCGCAAGCCATATCGAACTGACCCGTCTGCAGGGTGATGACACCTATGACAGCGGCTATGAAGCCATGCTGAGCCTGAAAAGGCAGGGCATCCGGCCGGACAGCCTCTTTGCCAGCAACGACATGATGGCATGCGGTGCGATGGACGCTCTCAGGGAAGAAATGGACCTGCGCTGCCCTGACGACGTCATCATGCTGGGGTACGATAATATCCCACAGGCGGCATGGCGCAGTTACGATCTGACATCGTTCGACCAGTGCACCGGGAAAATGGTCGCCCGCGCTCTAGAACTGCTTGAAAAAGCCTTTCAGGCAAAAGATAGTTCCCATTCGCACACTCACATCATTGACGCGAAATTGATCGAACGTGGAAGCACGCGCCTTCCTCTCTGA
- a CDS encoding universal stress protein: MKQVSKILLPLSSARNSEAAFVSGANFARRFSAHLAVLHVRSDGRDIAPLAGEGLTGGMVEELIASAEKEGGKRSREVQNAFEDFASRTPDIEAVPPRIPFPQGRPSMSFNVLKGAESEVIPWHARLSDFTLVPHPDSGDEVSSSEALHAVLFDSGRPAVIAPRIPMPHFVKRVCIAWNGTAEAASALRGVLAWASTSERVRVLHCEDYQRRGPDAREVVDYLSMHGIAADRQEFQAIDRDIGKGLLGACQDFGADMLAMGAYSHSRLRQLILGGVTRHVLENNTQLVLMSR; encoded by the coding sequence ATGAAGCAGGTCAGCAAAATTCTTCTTCCTCTCAGCAGCGCACGAAATTCCGAAGCCGCCTTTGTCTCCGGCGCCAACTTCGCCCGCCGTTTCTCGGCCCATCTCGCCGTTCTGCATGTCCGATCGGATGGGCGTGACATTGCACCTCTCGCGGGCGAAGGTCTGACCGGAGGCATGGTGGAAGAACTCATCGCTTCCGCCGAGAAGGAAGGCGGCAAGCGTTCCCGTGAAGTGCAGAACGCCTTCGAGGATTTCGCAAGCCGGACACCGGACATCGAAGCCGTCCCTCCCCGTATCCCGTTTCCGCAGGGACGGCCGAGCATGAGCTTCAACGTCCTCAAAGGCGCAGAAAGCGAGGTCATCCCGTGGCATGCCCGGCTTTCCGATTTCACGCTGGTGCCACACCCGGACAGTGGGGACGAAGTGTCTTCCTCCGAAGCTCTCCACGCTGTGCTTTTCGATAGCGGACGTCCTGCCGTCATTGCACCCCGTATACCGATGCCTCACTTTGTAAAGCGCGTGTGCATCGCATGGAATGGCACGGCAGAAGCCGCTTCGGCGCTTCGTGGGGTTCTCGCATGGGCCAGCACGTCCGAGAGAGTCCGCGTTCTTCATTGCGAAGATTATCAGCGTCGCGGTCCGGATGCCCGGGAAGTCGTGGACTATCTTTCCATGCACGGCATCGCAGCCGACCGGCAGGAATTTCAGGCTATTGACCGCGATATCGGAAAAGGACTTCTGGGAGCCTGTCAGGATTTCGGTGCCGACATGCTGGCGATGGGCGCCTATTCCCATTCCCGCCTGCGTCAGCTCATTCTCGGAGGCGTGACGCGCCATGTTCTGGAAAACAATACACAACTTGTGCTGATGAGCCGCTGA
- a CDS encoding LysR family transcriptional regulator: MLDRVTSMQVFVRVVAQGSFAAAARTLSLSQTMVTRHIVALEERLGVTLFHRSTRRLSLTEAGKGYLLGCQRVLGALDEMEHETAAGGREPLGRLRLNAPVSFAIRYLGPVLPEFSRRYPKVSVELGLDDSLVDLIAQGWDLALRIRRMEASSLKARRLTSIRFVVCAAPSYLRQYGAPKTVSELASHVCLGYTLSEAVGVGRWSFGRNGEVTVPISGPLSANNGDVLMEAALAGMGIIYQPLFIVADAVRKGDLTIFELDMPLLEGPELQAVYTPALTVPLKTRVMIDYLVECFGEKPPWEI; the protein is encoded by the coding sequence ATGCTGGACCGGGTGACAAGCATGCAGGTCTTTGTGCGTGTGGTTGCACAGGGCAGTTTTGCCGCAGCCGCCCGCACCCTGTCTCTCTCCCAGACCATGGTGACGCGCCATATTGTGGCGTTGGAAGAGCGTCTGGGCGTGACGCTGTTTCACCGCAGTACACGTCGTCTGTCGCTGACGGAGGCGGGAAAGGGGTATCTTCTTGGTTGTCAGCGGGTTCTGGGCGCTCTCGATGAGATGGAACATGAGACGGCTGCCGGAGGGCGCGAGCCACTGGGAAGATTACGCCTGAATGCGCCTGTTTCTTTCGCCATCAGATACCTTGGACCTGTCTTGCCGGAATTCAGCAGGCGGTATCCCAAGGTTTCCGTCGAACTTGGGCTGGATGATAGTCTGGTCGATCTGATCGCGCAGGGCTGGGATCTGGCTCTGAGAATCAGACGGATGGAAGCGAGTAGCCTGAAAGCACGTAGACTCACTTCCATTCGTTTTGTCGTGTGTGCGGCACCGTCTTATCTCAGACAGTATGGTGCGCCAAAAACAGTGTCTGAATTGGCATCACATGTGTGCCTTGGTTACACGCTCAGTGAAGCTGTCGGTGTCGGGCGATGGAGTTTCGGCAGAAATGGCGAGGTGACGGTACCGATCTCCGGGCCGCTGAGCGCGAATAACGGTGACGTGCTGATGGAGGCGGCCCTGGCTGGAATGGGAATTATCTACCAGCCTCTGTTTATTGTGGCTGATGCCGTTCGCAAGGGTGACCTGACAATTTTCGAATTGGACATGCCTCTTCTGGAAGGGCCAGAGTTGCAGGCAGTCTACACTCCTGCTCTGACAGTACCGCTCAAGACCCGTGTCATGATTGATTATCTGGTGGAGTGTTTCGGCGAGAAACCTCCCTGGGAAATCTGA
- a CDS encoding DODA-type extradiol aromatic ring-opening family dioxygenase has product MTDTANTREERQPVLFLPHGGGPCFFMDWAGWDKMEAHLRSVAATLPRKPSAILVVSGHWETRVPTVTTAEKHSLLYDYYGFPDHTYHLKYPASGSPALAARVRSLLTQADIPSAEDDSRGLDHGVFIPFMLAFPEADIPIVELSLREDMNAAEELRVGRALAPLRDENVLIVATGMSYHNLRQFMTGDPSTDAIARTFDSWLSRTVEAAPAERDQALVNWEQAPGARICHPREEHLLSIMIAAGAAGQDRGARTYSDVVMGKALSGFRFG; this is encoded by the coding sequence ATGACTGACACCGCTAACACCAGAGAGGAACGTCAGCCAGTTCTGTTCCTGCCTCATGGTGGTGGACCATGCTTTTTCATGGACTGGGCAGGGTGGGACAAGATGGAAGCCCACCTTCGGAGCGTTGCCGCTACGCTGCCGCGCAAACCCTCAGCCATTCTTGTGGTTTCGGGCCACTGGGAAACCCGTGTGCCGACAGTCACGACAGCAGAAAAACATTCTCTGCTCTATGATTATTACGGATTTCCAGACCACACCTATCATCTGAAATACCCCGCCTCCGGTTCGCCCGCTCTTGCTGCTCGTGTGCGATCATTGCTCACGCAGGCTGACATACCGAGCGCCGAGGATGACAGTCGCGGACTGGACCACGGCGTGTTCATCCCCTTCATGCTTGCCTTTCCGGAGGCCGACATTCCCATCGTGGAACTGTCGCTGCGTGAAGACATGAATGCAGCCGAGGAACTCCGTGTCGGACGAGCCCTCGCCCCCTTGCGGGACGAGAATGTCCTCATTGTCGCAACCGGCATGAGTTACCACAATCTCCGACAGTTCATGACGGGCGATCCCTCCACGGACGCCATTGCGCGAACATTCGACAGTTGGCTTTCCCGGACCGTGGAAGCAGCCCCTGCCGAGCGGGATCAGGCGCTGGTCAACTGGGAACAGGCGCCCGGCGCGCGGATATGTCACCCACGCGAAGAACATCTTCTCTCCATCATGATCGCCGCCGGTGCCGCCGGGCAGGATCGTGGAGCGCGCACATACAGCGATGTGGTGATGGGGAAAGCCCTTTCGGGCTTCCGCTTCGGATAA
- a CDS encoding YceI family protein translates to MKKRTLLTSSLAAFGLIATLGTASAAPLPADIPSGQYAIEPGHTQVIFSLLHFGFTNYSGLFSDASGTLKFNPKHLDRTKLDVTLKIDSVQTTSPRLTDELKSADWFDAAQFPTATFVSSSVTPTGEGAADISGDLTIHGITKPATLHAHFIGAGVNPMDKAYTIGFEGTATVKRSEFGVSQYLPVVGDDVTLMIAGAFEKK, encoded by the coding sequence ATGAAGAAAAGAACTCTCCTCACTTCCTCTCTGGCCGCTTTCGGCCTGATCGCCACATTGGGAACCGCCAGCGCTGCGCCACTTCCCGCCGATATTCCATCGGGTCAGTATGCAATCGAGCCGGGGCATACACAGGTTATTTTCTCCCTGCTGCATTTCGGTTTCACCAACTATAGTGGTCTGTTTTCAGATGCTTCCGGCACACTGAAATTCAATCCCAAGCATCTCGACAGGACGAAGCTTGATGTCACTCTGAAAATCGACAGCGTTCAGACGACAAGCCCTCGTCTTACCGATGAACTGAAAAGTGCCGACTGGTTTGATGCAGCCCAGTTCCCGACCGCAACCTTCGTTTCAAGCAGCGTGACCCCGACGGGTGAAGGGGCAGCTGATATTTCCGGCGACTTGACCATCCACGGCATCACCAAGCCAGCCACGCTTCATGCTCACTTCATCGGTGCAGGCGTCAACCCGATGGACAAGGCCTATACCATCGGTTTTGAAGGCACAGCTACGGTGAAGCGCAGTGAATTCGGTGTCAGCCAATACCTGCCTGTGGTCGGTGACGATGTAACCCTGATGATCGCCGGCGCGTTCGAAAAGAAGTAA